From Weissella confusa, a single genomic window includes:
- a CDS encoding sensor histidine kinase translates to MQSELMHNAKRFVVFWALFFVLIWGLFLVAALTGDETRMPKAHLLLLLSMILAGVATLVLDLQQQRRDQHMAIFIDKLRDLQTDNTRAGHILMRPDDSLAPLAEAINDVQRLNRNRIKLLQQQGSTLAALMANMPLGALRITPERTIIQTNPQAQTLLGLTQNVVGRQYDDVIKNHRLLSLFEQSLKRQTHVRELVKLDARIVDVSLVYYETRERHHELLVLLYDMTEVTQMQDMQSAFIANASHELRTPLTAIAGFTETLLGGAQDDPDARQEFLTIIQSETNRLLELTEDILTIAKVPERQENATPIKLSDMVNDIFKSQAESAEKQHLTLQNEVAPSFTVTQDATVLRQILTNLIVNAVKYNRQDGLVKVSAMVTASEFVVAVKDTGLGIPSEQQNRIFERFYRIDKSRNQAIPGTGLGLAIVNDLVNQAKGTIDLDSQVGVGTTITVTLPLQ, encoded by the coding sequence ATGCAATCAGAGTTAATGCATAACGCGAAACGTTTTGTCGTTTTCTGGGCCTTGTTCTTCGTACTCATCTGGGGACTTTTCCTGGTAGCTGCGTTAACAGGTGATGAAACGCGAATGCCAAAAGCGCATTTGTTATTGTTGTTATCGATGATTTTGGCTGGCGTTGCAACATTGGTGTTGGACTTGCAACAACAACGTCGTGATCAACACATGGCGATTTTTATTGATAAATTGCGGGATTTACAAACAGATAATACGCGCGCGGGGCACATCTTGATGCGTCCGGACGATTCATTAGCACCGTTGGCTGAAGCGATTAATGATGTGCAGCGATTAAATCGTAACCGCATTAAATTGCTACAACAACAAGGAAGTACATTGGCTGCTCTGATGGCTAACATGCCACTTGGCGCCTTGCGTATTACACCTGAACGAACGATTATTCAGACTAATCCACAAGCTCAAACATTACTGGGGCTGACGCAGAACGTTGTGGGACGACAGTATGATGATGTTATTAAAAATCACCGCCTATTATCGTTGTTCGAACAATCATTAAAGCGACAAACGCATGTTCGTGAGCTGGTGAAGTTGGATGCCCGCATCGTCGACGTTTCGTTGGTTTACTATGAAACGCGCGAACGTCACCACGAATTATTGGTTTTGCTTTACGATATGACTGAGGTTACGCAGATGCAGGATATGCAAAGTGCCTTTATCGCAAATGCTTCACATGAATTGCGTACACCGTTAACGGCCATTGCCGGCTTTACGGAAACGTTGCTAGGCGGGGCACAGGACGATCCAGACGCACGTCAGGAGTTCTTGACCATTATCCAATCGGAAACTAACCGTTTATTGGAGTTGACCGAGGATATTTTGACGATTGCTAAAGTGCCTGAACGTCAGGAAAATGCAACGCCAATCAAATTGTCTGATATGGTTAATGACATCTTTAAGTCACAAGCCGAGAGTGCCGAAAAGCAACATTTAACCCTACAGAATGAGGTTGCGCCATCCTTTACGGTAACGCAAGACGCAACCGTGCTTCGCCAAATTTTGACGAACTTGATTGTTAACGCTGTTAAGTACAATCGTCAGGATGGATTGGTTAAAGTGTCCGCCATGGTCACGGCTTCTGAATTTGTGGTTGCCGTTAAGGACACTGGCCTCGGAATTCCAAGTGAGCAACAAAATCGCATTTTCGAACGCTTTTATCGAATTGACAAGTCACGTAATCAAGCAATCCCAGGCACCGGTCTTGGTCTTGCCATTGTCAATGACTTAGTCAATCAAGCTAAGGGAACAATTGATTTGGATAGCCAGGTTGGTGTTGGGACAACCATTACAGTGACACTACCCCTACAATAA
- the udk gene encoding uridine kinase gives MSNSRPVVIGVTGGSGSGKTTVSREIIERLKGESVVMIPQDAYYKDQSEKSMTQRVATNYDHPDSLDNDLLIAQLKQLLQRESIEQPTYDYAAHTRSDKTVTVEASDVIIVEGVLLFTEPELRDMLDIKVYVDTDDDLRFIRRMQRDIVERGRTTESVVNQYLATVKPMYHQFVEPTKRYADIILPEGGANVVGIGMLEAQIRAILDLHK, from the coding sequence ATGTCTAATTCACGTCCAGTTGTTATCGGAGTTACTGGTGGTTCAGGTTCAGGTAAGACAACGGTTAGCCGTGAAATCATCGAGCGCTTGAAGGGTGAATCTGTGGTTATGATCCCACAAGACGCTTATTACAAGGATCAAAGTGAAAAGAGTATGACGCAACGCGTTGCGACGAACTACGATCACCCGGATTCATTAGATAACGATTTGTTGATTGCCCAATTGAAGCAATTGTTGCAACGCGAATCAATCGAACAACCAACGTATGACTATGCTGCCCACACGCGTTCTGATAAGACAGTCACAGTTGAAGCATCAGACGTTATCATCGTGGAAGGTGTTTTGCTATTCACTGAACCTGAATTGCGTGACATGTTAGACATTAAGGTTTACGTTGACACAGATGACGATTTGCGTTTCATCCGTCGCATGCAACGTGACATCGTTGAACGCGGTCGTACGACAGAATCAGTTGTAAACCAATACTTGGCAACGGTTAAGCCAATGTATCACCAATTCGTTGAACCAACGAAGCGATACGCTGACATTATTTTGCCTGAAGGTGGCGCAAACGTTGTTGGTATTGGCATGTTGGAAGCGCAAATCCGCGCCATTCTAGATTTGCACAAGTAA
- a CDS encoding MFS transporter gives MQERESKLAKFSFPLLASNFASVFGDGVYRFGLNWFLVSSYGNAQVLGWLTGFGFLVYLLNDVYVGSVLDRFNRKWVLLGADLFGAIGTLTLSMVINPAHPQLWLLFALTFILNVDVSFAYPAARAILPDVIKTSALARFNAWASAAFSTGQAFGPLVGGLLLHLKWIDLQSFLQIFGVMLLITVGLNLAIKYQPTPKHESVQSESFWQSLIGGYRYVVSQPRLFESMLLTMWSNFFFEGFIIAMPFLIQHSYHGTATDYSTALTLAAVAGIVAGLLFARLPHLNSLKTLYWDFYVLGVAFILGTFVQTLWVFIVLVILNGFARASFVIKINTVRQQDSAPEYLGRVFGISFFATDLFAPIITIAFGYGVSEMGEWTVFLLGAMMLAGMFAIKAISRKHALKLAQP, from the coding sequence ATGCAAGAAAGAGAATCAAAATTAGCGAAGTTTAGTTTTCCATTGCTTGCTTCAAATTTTGCATCAGTTTTTGGTGATGGTGTTTACCGATTTGGTTTGAATTGGTTCTTGGTTTCAAGTTACGGTAACGCACAAGTATTGGGATGGTTGACCGGATTTGGGTTCCTGGTTTATCTATTGAATGATGTGTATGTTGGATCAGTATTGGACCGGTTTAATCGTAAATGGGTATTGCTGGGGGCCGATTTATTCGGAGCGATTGGGACGTTGACGTTGTCGATGGTGATTAATCCCGCACATCCGCAACTTTGGTTGTTGTTTGCTTTGACGTTTATCTTAAATGTCGACGTCTCATTCGCGTATCCGGCCGCTCGTGCGATTTTACCAGACGTTATTAAGACGAGTGCGTTAGCCCGATTTAACGCTTGGGCATCCGCTGCTTTCTCAACGGGACAAGCCTTCGGACCGCTAGTTGGTGGACTACTATTGCACTTGAAATGGATTGACCTACAATCATTTCTACAAATCTTTGGCGTGATGTTGTTAATTACAGTCGGATTGAATCTAGCAATTAAGTATCAACCAACGCCAAAACACGAGAGCGTCCAGTCAGAATCGTTTTGGCAAAGCTTGATTGGCGGTTATCGTTATGTCGTCTCTCAGCCACGGTTGTTCGAGTCGATGTTGCTAACGATGTGGAGTAATTTCTTTTTTGAGGGCTTTATCATCGCGATGCCATTCTTGATTCAACACAGTTATCACGGAACTGCGACTGATTATTCGACTGCTTTAACGCTGGCTGCGGTAGCTGGAATCGTAGCTGGTTTGCTATTCGCCCGCTTGCCACATCTAAATTCATTGAAAACGCTATACTGGGACTTTTACGTGTTGGGAGTCGCATTCATATTAGGCACGTTTGTTCAAACGTTGTGGGTATTCATCGTGCTAGTCATCTTAAACGGCTTTGCGCGTGCGTCATTTGTCATTAAGATCAATACAGTGCGGCAACAAGATAGTGCACCAGAATACTTGGGACGTGTTTTCGGTATTTCATTTTTTGCGACGGATTTATTCGCGCCAATTATCACAATTGCATTTGGGTATGGTGTTTCCGAAATGGGGGAGTGGACCGTGTTTCTCCTAGGTGCGATGATGTTAGCCGGCATGTTTGCTATTAAGGCCATTAGTCGTAAACACGCTTTGAAGCTGGCACAACCATAG
- a CDS encoding response regulator transcription factor: MTTVLVVDDEPSLVTLLTYNLKKSGFDVVSATDGPSAIATLAEQPIDIMLLDVMLPGKSGVEVTRELRAEKNRIPIIMLTALDEEVDKILGLEIGADDYVTKPFSPREVIARVRAVLRRFDVTTPESKNENKTKQFGNIMIDFDRMVVQRDGEVIKLTPKEYELLAYMAEREGRVLSRETILHGVWGYEYTGPDTRMVDMHLSHLRDKIENDPKHPVHLKTVRGFGYRFDNQPTAE; encoded by the coding sequence ATGACGACAGTTTTAGTTGTTGATGATGAACCTTCTTTGGTGACATTGCTGACATACAATCTGAAAAAATCAGGTTTTGATGTTGTCAGTGCGACCGATGGTCCAAGCGCCATTGCAACACTGGCTGAACAACCAATTGATATTATGCTGTTGGATGTGATGCTGCCGGGCAAAAGTGGTGTTGAAGTCACTCGCGAATTACGCGCCGAAAAGAACCGTATTCCCATTATCATGTTGACTGCTTTGGATGAGGAAGTTGACAAAATTTTAGGGTTGGAGATTGGTGCTGATGATTACGTGACGAAACCATTTAGTCCGCGTGAAGTGATTGCACGTGTACGAGCCGTGTTACGTCGCTTTGACGTCACGACACCCGAGAGTAAAAACGAGAATAAGACGAAGCAATTCGGCAATATCATGATCGACTTTGACAGGATGGTTGTGCAACGTGACGGTGAGGTTATTAAACTGACCCCGAAGGAATATGAATTGTTAGCTTATATGGCTGAACGTGAGGGACGTGTTTTGAGTCGTGAAACGATTCTGCACGGTGTTTGGGGCTATGAGTATACTGGTCCAGATACGCGTATGGTTGACATGCACCTTTCACACTTGCGCGATAAGATTGAGAATGATCCAAAGCATCCTGTCCATCTGAAGACGGTTCGTGGTTTTGGCTACCGTTTCGACAATCAACCGACAGCTGAATAA